The sequence ttacaggtacagaccaccattacaggtacagaccatcaTTACAGGtccagaccaccattacaggtccagaccaccattacaggtacagaccatcattacaggtacagaccaccattacaggtatagaccaccattacacatacagaccaccattacaggtatagaccaccattacaggtacagaccaccattacacatacagaccaccattacaggtacagaccaccattacacatacaggccaccattacaggtacagaccaccattacaggtatagaccaccattacaggtccagaccaccattacaggtccagaccaccattacaggtacagtccaccattacaggtccagaccaccattacaggtccagaccaccattacaggtccaGACCACCATTGAACACCATTTGTGTTTAGTTTTGGGAGCgtatacattaaataaatcatcgtTAAAAACTGGATGTTCTTCTGAAAATCGTCCTCTACGATCCTTTCCCAGTTCTTTCTGTTCTTCCACGTCTGACTGAGGACTAATTGTTTTTGGGGCTGAAGTGCTGAAACCTGCTGTAGATCTAATGTATTGTCGGTTTTGGTCTTTGATTTGATATTAATAGGACAAATGCATCCTTTAAGTCAACAGCCtgagaatattgtaaaaataggAGGCACTTGTTTATGTGCTGTCAGCTCCGATCCCACAGACGGACCTCCGAAGGTTTAATGAGTCTTAACTAGTGCAGCACTTTACCAACTACCAGCCGTCTGCAAATGTCACCGTCTGTTCCTTTAGTCCAACGCTAATTATATCTCAGGtgataatggatttttttttcctgttatgttGTTCGAGGCCGTCGGCAGTAAAAAGGGAGAGATAATCATGTCATTTGCAAATGATATACTCTGATGTGGAAGATGATTGAAGGCAGAAGAAGTCGACTCGCTGGAAGATTGTGGGCTTATTATGTTGAAAATTCATAATTGCATGTTAATGGACAGGCTCGTCAAAGCACTTCCTGTCCACCGGGGACGCTCCGAGTGCACAGACGGGGACTTTATACATGTGTAGGACTTACACTAGAATACGCCCAGGAAGGGGAGGGGCTTTAGTGAAAATATGGACACCTTTAACTGAGTGTATCACATGTTATCAGACAAATGGTGCTGATTTATGGAGCTGTACGCGGTTTATTTaggcttttttattttatttttattgatttcatttattaattaattagtgttttttacagtggcgtattagggccacataagaaaataaaaacacttttcactgcaagaataaagtcattaattaaccggaataaagtcatagttttaaaaaacattatttaatgaaaataaagtccttattttaaaaaataatgagttttttaaaactacaactttattcttgttaattaatgactttattctcgtagtgacaagtgtttttattttcttatgtggccctaatacgctgccGTATTTTttgctttcattcatttatttctttggGGGAATGTGTTGCTTAAATGTTTGCTTTATGTTGAGTATAATGTTAATTATTGTGAAtataaagttcaataaagatatcgtttaatagaaaaataaaaatcaaataaaactaGGCCCAGGGTGTGTTAGTGTCTGCAGGTGAAGTCCACAGCAGCGTTTTAAACCTTCTTCTGGCATTTTCTCTGTCAGAATACTTAGCCTGTTTAATAAAGGCCATCACATCCCTCCTCTCACAGACTCCTGAGGTGTCGCTGACCCTTTTCCGCTTAAGTATCCTCCTAAATGTCTCCTAGTCCTGCTGGGAGACGCTTCATGTTAACTGTTAATCTTTCTAAATTTTATGCCATTAACACACAAAGTAGTTGACTGACATTGCAACTTCAAACATTAACAAAACAGCGCGTGTCCGCTGCCGAATATTTACACTAATTACAATTGAAAAGATAATAATGCTTTTACTGATGCTTTAACAtgggtcttttttttgtttgtttggttgtttttgtttttagagcTGAAAAAGGAGTTGGAAATGGCTCGAAAAGACAAAACTCAGGCAGCGGAGGACGTTGAAGTGGTACGAGAACAACTGAGGGAAACCAGAGAAGAGGTATGGAAGAGAAAAACTGTCCTGTTAGAAACCAGGAGAATGTTCTGAACCTGCTCAGACCCAGcggtgggttttctgtccacgtttatggacaagagtttcacaactttatacaaaaaaaaaagaaaactgtccaccacaaaggacattccatacaaatgttaaaaactgcatctgaacaaactgttgaTGCttccatgatgtttccaatatagacactgatttaataaaaaacaaaaaaaaactggtactttactgacatttcctgggtctgaggaggttatgtTGTTTTGGAGTGGTTTTAAgttgttttgggtggttttaagtggtttttggggaggtgttaacctcctcagacccagctgtgggttttctgtccacatttatggacaagaatttcacaactttatacaaaaaaaaaaaaaaaagaaaagaaaagaaaactgtccaccacaaaggacattccatacaaatgttaaaaactgcatctgaacaaactgttgcatcaggatgtttccaatatagacactgactgaataaaaaacagaaccagtgttcagaactcagagctcctccttcagcctgaactctgtgcatgtgtggatccactgtttctgcttaaatccaacagtttccaggttgttccatacacagaaacagttgaatctggtcccagtcatgtgtctgtccaattagattcaattcacatcaatattagttgagttctaattttaaatgtgtgggaaatgggattttcagtgtaaatgtccacagagtccacattccacagtggatgtggacaatttagttccacatacaagagactgttctaagctacaggtggatccaactggaggagaatcggagtcgattgcaattttggatgaattttggaaaatgtctcaatgatgacagatggaaaactgtagatgttgtgaccttgaactttgtcctactgggaccaaaatggactgggttggtcccagggcctaggcctgtggttttcaaccttggagttgggatcccatgtggggtggcctgaaatttatagtaactgataaaaataaacatttactaaTAAATATatgtgatgagttgagagagacaatcccaacgcatatcagacaaactgtggttgtgaaactgcagcactgtggttctgtttgtgtcacatgttcactgtggtcagtttcagatgctgcagctctttcatcattcatagtttcagttcttgtttgttcagtattaattgtcctccttgtaaatcccagctggactgactggacagatcctgacctttgtgcagtaatctacacctggatttactgcctctgtccacaataatagacattatatagactaaatgtcctctgaaattaacatttatttgcaacatagtatagcaaactattatgtgatcaaaaataaattaattttaactaaaaaaagtttgaatgtctggggtcaccagaaatttgtgatgttaaaatggggtcacaagacaaaaaaggttggaaccactggccTAGGCCTGTCTGTGGGTACAATGTGGAAAAGATGAGTGGAATacttttcccctaaagttgctaacaaacaaacaaacaaccacgcaaacaaacacacaaagcaaactgatcacaatacctcttggtggaggtaataaaaccgcgataataatgataactgtgatactTTTGGTCACAATAGCTGTGACGTTAAATGTTCCTATGGTTCCATCTGTAGTTGACACACAGTGCCAGTCTCCATGGATGTGAACCCACTGTTAATTATGACTGTTAAAGGCACTGCAGGcgcacacactggacctttaattgTACCGTTGTGCTGTAGGTGTCACTCAGTCACAGTAATAATCGCAGACACCAGCGTCAGGCGTCACCGAGCTGTCAGTGTAAAAGAAAagacttaaaaacacacacacagtaaacccTTCCATGTATAAATACTGTAAACATACTGATGGAGGTAAACTGACCATTTCACTGTTGACCTTCACAGCTGCTGAAAGAGAAACAGGACAACAGTGAGTTAAGAAGAGAGacgcagcagcagaagaagatcCTGGAGAAGTACGACCGaggtcagaaaaaaagaaaaaagaggaaaaaaaagactgtaaaaaaagagagaaaaacagactgttaagaaagaaaaaagaacagactgttaaaaaacaaaaaaaagacaacccAGACTGTTAAAGGAACAGTGTGTAAGTTTTAGTGTGCTTTCCAATAATCCGTTTAATTATTGACTATAATTGGATAAAATAGTGCTCAATCAGTCAAAAAAGCCAATTTGTTCAATTCCATTTAACGTGGAGAAACCCGTTCAAATATACATGATGCGTGTTCTGCTTCCATTATCCACGCCATTTTTTCCCGACATGAGCCGACAGAGGACAAAAACGGACGCTTCCAGCTGCTGAGCACATGGAGAATTCTGTCCCAAACAAAGTTCgtacatctgtttatagtgacatggACTGATGAagacggaacaggtctggaagggttggaccatttcaaccGCCACCCCTTAGAAGCGGGGTTAAAGGGGGAGgggcaagggggaggggccaaggggtgaactgggattgttCCATTAACTTCATATATAGACTACAGGCCTAGATGTCGCAGTATCGTAGATGGTATGTAACAGTTGTATTTCGGCGTACACATCGGTGGTGGTGTAGTCCGCAGGTCCACTTGCATAACCTTCAGCTTATACACATgtggaaaaaacacacagaattaGTAAGATGTCATTCTCCTAACCTCCACTCTTTGGTGCTGACGTCTCAGTAGGTTGTAGATTGTGTGGTCCTCTGCCGTGGTTCTCCTTCTCGGTCCAGCTGGAGTCCTGCTTCTGCCTAAACCTGCTCCCTCTGCTCGTAGGATTCCACTCACtcagtaatataaaaaaaaccaaactcgaCATAAGAACAAAAACTGAATCCCTCAAAGGACATAACTTTAGAGATTTTGTTTCTACTGGTTTATTGACAGTAAAAATTGAACGACCGGAATCATCTTCTCACCAAAAACGGTCGAACTAGAAGAACCCAAACCATGTTCTTATAAGACATCCACCTGACAAATGACATCTGAAATCTTTCCGCCTTCAGTTCAtgaatctttttatttttctacactTACCTCATCGTTCGATGGAAGTTATGACACAGAAGTCGAAGTGCCGGCCGTTAGGTAAACCCAACTACAGAACCGGGACATGGTGGTGTTTTTGGTTCACCAAGGGTAcctggtatcggctcgactcgactcggcctttttgtgtttccattacgaaaaaggacctggaatctgctacctggtactagttgttttggaatctggtacctggtactagtttttttggaatctggtacctggtcctagtttttttggaatctggtacctggttctagtttttttggaatctggtacctggtactagtttttttggaatctggtacctggtcctagtttttttggaatctggtacctggttctagtttttttggaatctgctaccaggtactagtttttttggaatctggtacctggtcctagtttttttggaatctggtacctggttctagtttttttggaatctgctaccaggtactagtttttttggaatctggtacctggtcctagtttttttggaatctggtacctggttctagtttttttggaatctggtacctggtactagtttttttggaatctggtacctggttctagtttttttggaatctgctacctggtactagtttttttggaatctggtacctggtcctagttcttttttaatctggtacctggtcctagtttttttggaatctggtacctggtactagttttttggaatctggtacctggttctagagttttttggaatctggtacctggtactagtttattggactctggtacctggtcctagtttttttgaatctggtacctggtactagtttttttgaatctggtacctggtcctagtttttttttaatctgttacctgatactagttttttggtaccttctctgctgaggttccaggactggggaccagatcctaaaggtgacactgtgtaaacactgcagacctctgattggtcagtggtgtgtgtgccccgcccttttccagtaaatctgtcagtaggtgaatccacatgatgacagtctgtaaaactacaccatggtttgtccaggaggttcagacgcaaacattcagcaggagtttgaccagacaacaggcaaccagtgagtttatcagcaactgtgagcagagcacacagaaggaacgcaccgcatcgctatgacgaccagggactggaaagagggaggatctggaatggaaccggtctggaataggacctggtaccagagtggaaagggtctggaataggacctggtaccagagtggaaagggtctggaataggacctggtaccagagtggacctggtctggaataggacctggtaccagagtggaaagggtctggaataggacctggtaccagagtggagttgagccagttccatggagtggaaacgtggcattggATCACACCGACGATATGAGAGCGACTGTATGTAAAAGGGGATAAATGTTGCTGTGTTGCCTCAGTTTTCTAAGCGTTGCTGTGTTGCCTCAGTTTTCTAAACGTTGCTGTGTTGCCTCAGGTTTCTAAACATTGCTGTGTTGCCTCAGTTTTCTAAATGTTGCTGTGTTTCCTCAGTGTCTCAGTTTGCTGTAGAAGAATACCAGGTTCTCCAGAACTCCTTGGACCTGGAGAAGGACCTGAGGGCAGAAGCAGAGAGCTTTGCCAGACAGGTGACCTTTGAACCCTCCGTCCGGTCGACAGTTTGTGTTTGGACTGACCTCTGTCAGCTGGAACATTCTGTTTTATTTGGTCTTTCCTTCAGATGATGGTGGAGCAGAAGAAGTTGAAGCGACAGAGTCAACTCCTGCTGCAGAGCTCCTCCCCCACCCAGGCCCTACAGGACGCCCTGAGCCAGGTGTCTGAACTGACCCAGGACCTGGAGACACAGAGACTGGACCACCTTCACCAGGTCTGTTTAGTAGACACCATGGACCTGGTACCCAAACACAGCAGGTCCAACCTCTGCTCCTCAGGTTTCTGGTCTAAGAGTTGAGGACCACCACTGAAGTCCAGCTGGTCTTGGTGGTCACCACTGAAGCCCAGTTGGTCTTGGTGGTCACCACTGAAGTCCAGCTGGTCTTGATGGTCACCACTGAAGGCCAGGTGGTCTTGGTGGTCACCACTGAAGTCCAGCTGGTCTTGGTGGTCACCACTGAAGCCCAGCTGGTCTTGGTGGTCACCACTGAAGCCCAGCTGGTCTTGGTGGTCACCACTGAAGCCCAGCTGGTCTTGGTGGTCACCACACTCACACCCTAGTTTGACTGGACTACAAAATGCTTGATGAACTTTACCATTTGCCTAAATCAGTACGCTAGCATTTAACTCTCGCTCACCTCCAAACCCTCGTAGATGGCTCCGCCCCCTTGTGCTACAGGCCCTACAACCATCTgtaatttgacaccaattattgacatggattgataggattagtggaccaacagtagatggtttaggttaaaggtggatgtttgggtctgtaagggttcagggaccccccacccccactccgtTCTTTCCACCTGCATGCCTGTGCTTTCTGTACTTTATTGTTGTGTTTAATTAtcatccatggggggggggggggtggggggggggtgtctggtcTGGCACTGGTGTGAACCCATTACAGCTGAGTGGGATCAGTGGTCTGAGCTGGTGTCAGGTGGAGCTGAGCTTAAGGAACTATTCAAACCCTGGTGGAGGAACTGAATGTCAGCTGGCACTgacccaagggtgtcaaacatgaggtccgggggccaaactgccccccccccccccccccccccccccagaggttCCACTCCAGCCTGTGGAATGAACCTGGAAGTGCAGAAATGACTCTGAAGGTTTAAACAGTCAAAGAACCGGTTTGAGTTCAGgctccacatccagaccaacgtGACGgaaagtcaaataagaacagaagaacctgtaaataatgactccagttGTTCTTCTGGGTTTAATGTGCAAATATATCACATtatgcccataaataatgacacattgtttttctctgttttagtgcaaaaaataacattaaatcataaaaataaattttCACTTGCTTaatcaaaaaaaatcttgaattaaggaaaaaaattgtgaattaagcaacaaaaaacaatctttaattaagggaaaaaatgttgaattaagaaaaaaaaaccttgaattaagcaaaaaattcttgaattaagcaaaaaaaaaatcttgaattaagcaaaaaactcttgatttcagcaaaaacatgttttttttatttaaccttttatttaaccaaaaaaactaaaactaaaacgtgaattaagcaaaaaaaaaaaaaaaaaaaaatcttgacttaagcaaaaatatcttgaattaagaaaaaaaaaaaaaaaaaatcttgaattgaaggTGGCCCCTGAGGTGGACCCAGCATCAAGGCCCTGGAATaaaggtgtgtgtgcatgtgtgtgttgtgtgtgtgtgtgtgtgtgtgtgtgtgtgtgtgcgcgtctgtgtgtgtgtgcgtctgtgtgtgtgtgtgttgtgtccagCTGAAGCAGATGGAGGATAGACTGAAGCAGAGTGACGCTCAGAAGGAGGTGGACGCTCTGAGACGAACACTGGAGCTGATGGACCAGGAGACCCAGGACTGGAGACACAAGTGTTCCAAGGCCCAGGAGGAGGTCAAGGATCTGAGATATACAGGTAACAGGGTTCTACTGGACCTGTTCACAACCACAGGGACATTATACTGTAGATACCTAACAGATAAGTTGCTGTTGAACCAGTGTCTCCTCCTGCTGTTCTTCTCTTCAGTCCTTGTTTCCTGTTTGCTTTACTGCGCTCAGTGGTGCAGTCTAGtttattctagtgggtatactctgTTGTTCCCCTCCCAGCCTCATACACCCCCGTCCGTCCTGGAGCTACATCTGTAccacagcacccctcccagagcagCAGCTGCTCCAAAACAGCCCCACACAAGAACCACCATGCTCATTAATGCATAAAGTCTACATCCACACATAAGTGAGATCATGACAGACTGGTTATGTATGATCTAAATGTAAATGCAATGTAAGCAAGACCAGATGTGGAACTGTCATTAGCAGCTGGACTTTAATTAACTATTCAACAGCCTGTGACAAGAAAAGACAGACGTTTCAAATCAAGAAAAGTGAAAGAATAAATAATAGAACCTGGAGGTGAACAAAAACCTGGAGGTAACCAAAACCATCATTAACTAACTTTAGCTATAACACCAGTTGTCTTTTTTGTATCTCTGTTATCGTTCAGAGCTGCTGAACAGGGTCCAAACCTATGAGTGAACTGTTTACAAtctgcagccatggctcagaaaatgcatgaaaaagaaacaaaaggaggaaaaaattCCACTCTTTCAAGGGCTTGAAttaggttattatattatctgACATATCAGTCATTTAATGGTGTACATGGGGTCTTAATTAATGGACAGTTAAGATGTCAATGGGAccagatcaagtgaaagtgaacatcagtgtcataaatTGAAGTTTCACCTCTCATCAGTTCTTAAATCGGCtcattttttactattttattgaACTGTTTGCAAAATTTcattatcacttgtagaaaaaaagaaagagatgaTCAATATTAAAttaacctaaaaaggactaaaatatgtaaatgcactattaactttaacaatatttgttcttgcttgtgtcagtgatattttcagtctgtgaatctgaaGGAACTAATACTTCAACAGTACAATAATAGAGAAAGGTTCAGTCCAGTCCAATTATTAGTCTGATCtgctctgctattatctgtatatatcactgcagttggaatatgtatgtaaataaaagtttatgagcATATTTATCATGCTTTAGTTCAAATAAAATCTTTTACTCTGActactgaacaaaggtacaaatTGCTGTCCCAGTGTCACAACATATTagcgttcataaaaacttatcatttcaatatttttatccaatattgattacAAATGTACTTCACCGTCAGAGCTTAAGCCCTGGGattcatttaggatccatttcATATGAGACCAGCATGTTTTGGACATGCGTTTGTGAAAGGTGAAaaaatatattgtatattatatatatatattatatattaattttgagtccctgtgtcatACTCAGTAATTTTAAGTATGTTTACCCAAATGTGAAAGTACGTACTCAGACctgttcatacatgtattaaacatggagatcagttctttagtttaaacacagactattgaacaggaaatgtgtccctgtggcaCCACTGGATCTAGTCcaatgaattaatttaatttttattaataattttatgaatgaactatattaacatttgaatatagcattaactCTGTACATTTACATGGTTTCTACAGCTTTATCTGTTGTCTAATATTTAACAAACTTTCCGTTTCTCCACTCAAACCAAGGAGGTCTGTTTTTGAATTCCCTTGTCTGACTCTGAGTACACAAGGATGGACAGGTCCAGTTCAcatctacaacacacacacacacacacacacacacacacacacacacacacacacacatacacacagagcagcagccaCACCTCATTAAATTCAACCAAACCACCAGTTAGCCAGTGTTCGATATAATTCAGTGTGCCAGTCACTTGCTATTACATTAGCAGGTACTACTTTTATAATAACATACAGCAGTTCCACTTACCAGGTAGGACTGTGTGGTCATCAGACTGTCCTTCTGGACCATCAGCTAAAGCTGCTGTGGCCTCTGCAGTATCAGGCTCTATTACAGTAATACTAGCGTTAGCAGCAGACACAGCTGGACTGTCCCCCGAAACggcagttttgttttcttttcattttttcaacacTATCCTTCACTGTCTAGTACTAGACCAGTCGTTCCCTCCGTACAGTTGGACTACTTCCTTAGTAGTAAACGTCAGGTAACGTTACGCTTGACGGAAGCCCATATGGTCCAAAAGTGTCTGCTTTGTACCACAGAGAAGTGGAATTTATGAATGGTTAAGTGAAAGTTATGTCACAAAACCGTGCCGATACGTAACTTTGCGCATTTTCAGTGGTTATACGGAAATTTGGGACCTTTTGTAGTGGGTATACAGCGTATACCTGCGTATCACGTAGACTACACCACTGACTGCACTCACCACATCTGACTGAGAATCCATCCAGAGTTTGTGTCTGAAAACTGTGCTTTACTGCAAATGTTTGACTAATTCCAGGTGTTAGGGTTCAGGTGTTAATTCCAGGTGTTCAGGTGTTAATTCCAGGTGTTCAGGTGTTAATTCCAGGTGTTCAGGTGTTAATTCCAGGTGTTCAGGTGTTAATTCCAGGTGTTAGGGTTcaggtggtgtttttttttttttgggtgtcaGTGCCTTTAACCAGAGCTTCTTCCTgctcttctgtctgtttgtctgtggttggACTAATGGACCAGTTGAAGAACTCCAGAAGAGACTTCAGGCAGTGACCAACCCTCCACCTGCCcctgcacctcctcctcctcctccacctcctcctcctcctccagctccatcACCAGTCTCCAACCCCCTCAGGTTCCAACACATTTCATCATCTTGTCACATACTCTTATTGGACTTTGAACCTTTTGAACTTGTCAGGGAATCATCCATAACAGCAACAATAATGcctcatttccactacatggtatcggctcggctcggctcggctcggctcggcccgGCTctacttgactcggcctttttgtgtttccattacaaaaaaggaccttggatctggtacctggtactagttttttggtctcacctccgcggaggttccaggactggggaccagatactaaaaagtgacactgtgtaaacactgcagacctctgattggtcagagttgtctgtgtgccccgcccttttacaaaaacagatgcagaagtttccagtaaatctgtcagtaggtgaatccacatgaggacagtctgtaaaactacaccatggtttgtccaggaggtttggatgtaaaaattcagcatgagtttgacagagcaacacgcaatgagcgagtttatcagcaactctgagcagacaacacagaagtaacgcaccgcatcgctatgacgaccaggtactcttaagtcggtagtatcctgtaatggaaacggtctggaataggacctggtaccagagtggagtcgagccgagttgagccggttctgcgtagtggaaacgcggcattagtgtcGACAAATGGCTGAGTAACATCTGCCGAGTTCATCATTTAGACTTAATCAGATACTGAAGGGAACACATCTAAAAGTATTATTTCAGTTCATTACTGTTTATGATCAGAACCCTTTAATGCTCTGATGCACTGTTTCCTAAAACTCCATCCAAACATGTCTCCCTTTAATATTAACGGATCTGAGCTGAAAATATCAATCATCAGATGTAGAAACAGTCACTGCAAAAGCACCTGTGACACCAGAGTCCTGTCAGGCTCATGTGGTCACTGCAGATATGGACACTTCTATCACTTGTTTTTCATGTGAAAGTATTCATCTGTGCTCCAGTAGTCTGTAGAAGAAATAAAGACAGGACAGACCGTTTAGATGTAcgtgtttttttattcttgtaaGAATGTTTCTGTGACAGACTGGACAAAAACACAGTGTAATCCCAGACGTGTTGGTCCAGTGACCCGAAGTGCTGCTCTGATGCTgttctgtttgtatttttctgaagcTCCCTCCTCTCACTGATTCGAAAAAGAAGAGACATCAGCCCCGACATTGCACTGGTGGTCCAGGACTCAGCCACACCCCCAGGTACACACTGGACCAATAGAAGATCATATGAACTAGGATAATATGAACTATATACTATATGAACTACACAGTATAATAGAAACTGTACAGTATAATACTGCTGTGTTCGTACATCCGCTGATGCCTCTGAACACATCGTCAGTGATGTTCTTGGAATCATCGGGTGCTTTTGGGTCTTTCACCGTCATACACCGTTCTCCAGGTGACCCAGCTGGGCCTGATCAGACCTCGGTTTGTGTCCAGATGGCTTAGCTACCATGACTCCATGGCCCTCTTCTTTTAATCCACAGCCATCTTGTGCCCCTTCGGTGGTTCTGCAGAT comes from Sphaeramia orbicularis unplaced genomic scaffold, fSphaOr1.1, whole genome shotgun sequence and encodes:
- the shtn1 gene encoding shootin-1 codes for the protein MFSALPHDLSQMVLAEVYSIQEHLHVERTCRESAEALASQLNRQNRSLKRKSMMILSHLSPETISEINLDQDQDQEELQGDDDICLSAKCQSTITELKKELEMARKDKTQAAEDVEVVREQLRETREELLKEKQDNSELRRETQQQKKILEKYDRVSQFAVEEYQVLQNSLDLEKDLRAEAESFARQMMVEQKKLKRQSQLLLQSSSPTQALQDALSQVSELTQDLETQRLDHLHQLKQMEDRLKQSDAQKEVDALRRTLELMDQETQDWRHKCSKAQEEVKDLRYTVEELQKRLQAVTNPPPAPAPPPPPPPPPPPPAPSPVSNPLSSLLSLIRKRRDISPDIALVVQDSATPPEVDVRQQAVEEMMQRIKKGVQLRPVGQAPNRGRRRMERLPSKSAIQELQGILENFNRTSHQPKTAPPSTDPDQDPDQDQDQDQDQELRKILLRRRDALETQP